From Homalodisca vitripennis isolate AUS2020 chromosome 1, UT_GWSS_2.1, whole genome shotgun sequence, the proteins below share one genomic window:
- the LOC124364801 gene encoding thioredoxin-2-like, whose product MVHHVKDEKDLEAKLKEAGNNLVVIDFFATWCGPCKMIAPQIAEMADDFQDVMFLKVDVDECEGIAATYEITSMPTFVFIKNNQKLEQFAGANAEKLKETVNKYK is encoded by the exons atggttcatCACGTAAAAGACGAG AAAGACCTGGAAGCCAAGCTGAAAGAGGCTGGAAACAATCTGGTTGTGATTGACTTTTTCGCCACCTGGTGTGGACCCTGTAAAATGATTGCCCCTCAAATTGCG GAGATGGCTGATGACTTCCAGGACGTCATGTTCCTGAAGGTGGATGTAGATGAGTGTGAGGGCATTGCTGCCACATACGAGATCACCTCCATGCCAACCTTTGTATTTATCAAGAACAACCAAAAA TTGGAGCAATTTGCTGGAGCAAATGCAGAGAAACTGAAAGAAACTGTCAACaagtataaatga